A single window of Nicotiana sylvestris chromosome 5, ASM39365v2, whole genome shotgun sequence DNA harbors:
- the LOC138869302 gene encoding secreted RxLR effector protein 161-like: protein MLKEFQALNANKTWDFIPLPTGKKVIPCKWMYKIKNKSDGIIESATHVLRYLLNDPGQGILLSGSFDFSLFACDDFDWVACPTSRRSITGFYITLVGSPISSKSKKHPTISLSSAEVEYRALRKVVAEVASFLHILHGLGCSITPPVSVFCES, encoded by the exons ATGTTGAAGGAGTTCCAAGCTCTTAATGCAAATAAGACCTGGGACTTTATTCCTCTTCCTACAGGGAAGAAGGTTATTCCTTGTAAATGGATGTACAAGATAAAGAATAAATCAGATGGCATAATTGAAAG TGCCACTCATGTATTGAGGTACCTTCTTAATGATCCTGGACAAGGCATTCTCTTGAGTGgttcttttgatttttctctttttgccTGTGATGATTTCGACTGGGTAGCTTGCCCTACTTCACGGAGGTCTATCACTGGTTTTTACATTACTTTGGTTGGTTCTCCTATTTCTTCGAAGTCTAAGAAGCATCCTACAATTTCTCTttcatctgctgaagtagagtaTCGAGCCTTGCGCAAGGTTGTTGCTGAGGTGGCTTCGTTTCTACACATTCTTCATGGTCTGGGATGCTCTATTACGCCTCCTGTTTCTGTCTTTTGTGAAAGCTAG